From bacterium, one genomic window encodes:
- the fliJ gene encoding flagellar export protein FliJ, whose amino-acid sequence MFRYEAVLRVRKYKEDLLKKEVGRIIAGIEFEENILGHIEDEIEKSLDEVSHLQKRRISIFDLKEWDNYIIWLHNRQKEQEKRIEELKNELDSTRKKLVVASQEKRVIERLKEKYEIKKQIEEERKESFNLDEIGLSLFERGVNVLSLKK is encoded by the coding sequence ATGTTTAGATATGAGGCTGTTTTAAGGGTAAGAAAATATAAAGAGGATCTTTTAAAAAAGGAGGTTGGAAGGATTATTGCAGGGATTGAGTTTGAAGAAAATATTTTAGGCCATATTGAAGATGAAATAGAGAAATCACTTGATGAAGTATCTCATTTGCAAAAAAGGAGGATCTCTATTTTTGATTTGAAGGAATGGGATAATTATATTATCTGGCTTCATAATAGACAAAAAGAGCAGGAGAAAAGGATAGAAGAGTTAAAAAATGAGCTGGATAGCACAAGAAAAAAGCTTGTAGTCGCATCACAGGAAAAAAGGGTAATAGAGAGGCTTAAGGAAAAGTATGAGATAAAAAAACAAATAGAGGAAGAAAGAAAAGAATCTTTTAATCTTGATGAAATTGGGCTTTCTCTTTTTGAAAGGGGTGTTAATGTTTTAAGTTTAAAGAAATGA